A single Oryzias melastigma strain HK-1 linkage group LG24, ASM292280v2, whole genome shotgun sequence DNA region contains:
- the fam110c gene encoding protein FAM110C: METNSDATKILEKGPEYLRKQMERDNKGHMSAVERLAASKPKYVKSQQVVNSCQEPVIGLSLFSGSSTESSNLPLNHGGNLVTRSSPAGVAQDSSPGKERQSSSKKRPDSLLIYRQKCESLRGPANNHKHPMSRKLLLGSVNRNVPLLGNAGKECGSEGNKEKRAAENCSSVSQSEKRSNRAVEETSTDSGTKKAAGGLLEVPQIERRSGKGVSRSHSDISSRYSRNFADFDVFFKYCGLDGDIIDSLGRENFSTCSEEISMTIVRSVSVSTSDDGFSRDSGDSDGLLGKELVKKEKQGTSIIERNARIIKWLYSCKNAAETGKKLRDLS; encoded by the coding sequence ATGGAGACGAATAGCGACGCCACAAAAATCCTGGAAAAGGGTCCGGAATACCTTCGGAAGCAAATGGAACGTGACAACAAAGGCCACATGAGCGCTGTGGAGAGGCTCGCCGCAAGTAAGCCCAAATACGTCAAGAGCCAACAAGTGGTCAACTCGTGCCAGGAGCCAGTGATCGGCCTTAGCCTTTTTTCTGGGAGCAGCACTGAATCTTCAAACCTGCCGTTAAACCATGGCGGGAATCTTGTTACAAGGAGTAGCCCAGCCGGTGTTGCACAAGACTCCTCACCGGGAAAGGAGCGTCAGTCCAGCTCCAAAAAGAGACCAGATTCACTTCTGATCTACAGGCAGAAATGTGAATCATTAAGAGGgcctgcgaataatcacaaacaTCCGATGTCTCGTAAGCTCCTGCTTGGTTCTGTGAATAGAAATGTCCCATTACTTGGGAATGCTGGCAAGGAATGTGGATCTGAAGGCAACAAGGAAAAACGAGCAGCGGAGAACTGCAGCTCTGTCTCTCAGTCAGAGAAGAGGTCAAACAGAGCTGTGGAGGAAACCAGCACTGACTCTGGCACGAAGAAAGCTGCTGGTGGTCTTCTGGAAGTTCCTCAAATTGAAAGGAGGTCGGGGAAGGGGGTCAGCCGTTCCCACTCTGACATTAGTTCCAGGTATTCCAGAAACTTTGCAGACTTTGAcgtcttttttaaatactgtgGTCTGGACGGGGACATCATCGACTCCTTGGGAAGAGAGAACTTCTCCACGTGCTCGGAGGAAATCTCGATGACCATCGTTCGGAGTGTCAGTGTGTCCACGTCAGACGACGGCTTCTCCAGGGACAGTGGTGACAGTGACGGGCTCCTGGGGAAGGAGTTggtgaaaaaagagaaacaggGCACATCCATCATTGAGCGCAACGCACGCATCATCAAATGGCTCTACAGCTGCAAAAATGCAGCAGAGACCGGGAAGAAGCTGCGGGATCTCAGCTGA
- the fbxo25 gene encoding F-box only protein 25 isoform X1, protein MPFLGQDWRSPGWSWTKTEHGWKRMVYFGHELEDNNREISLTELCGDNNDHLFVGEVCEFNSAKRKKDFYNNNTKSQFVFRDKWIYVQKGSTKERHGYCTLGEALNRLDFSSAIQDLRRFNYVAKLFQLIARSQLPSLSGAAQKNYFNILEKIVRKVLEDHYNPRLVKELLQDLNSTLHSLTIHVGRCVLVGNVNIWGCRLETIVKWQQELNNLEIPKQIYNGMSFSDLPLHMHDKILYNLSDAFDIINLGQATPTLQALSENRTLWKKLCHFHFSDKPFCRSLAVNKSDNVDWKLMYFSLLKHYPMKEQYGDTLHFCKHCSILFWKDRSVALLFKDFDHPCTASDPDSCLMPVSPQHFIDLFMF, encoded by the exons ATGCCTTTCCTGGGCCAAGACTGGAGGTCTCCGGGTTGGAGTTGGACAAAGACGGAGCACGGCTGGAAAAGGATGGTGTACTTTGGACATGAACTAGAGGACAACAACAGAGAGATAAGCCTAACAGA GCTCTGCGGCGACAACAACGATCATTTGTTTGTGGGAGAAGTGTGCGAGTTCAACTCCGCCAAGAGGAAAAAGGACTTCTACAACAACAACACCAAATCCCAGT tTGTTTTCCGTGATAAATGGATCTACGTGCAGAAAGGGAGCACCAAAGAG CGCCATGGATACTGCACACTCGGTGAGGCGCTCAACCGTCTCGACTTCTCCAGCGCCATCCAGGACTTGAGGAGATTCAACTACGTGGCAAAA CTTTTCCAGTTAATAGCCAGATCCCAGCTGCCATCTTTGAGCGGAGCTGCccagaaaaactattttaacattCTGGAGAAGATTGTGCGAAAGG TGCTGGAAGATCACTACAATCCACGCCTCGTCAAGGAGCTCCTGCAGGACCTAAACTCCACTCTGCACAGTCTGACCATCCATGTTGGCAGATGCGTCCTCGTCGGCAACGTCAATATCTGGGGTTGCCGCCTGGAGACCATCGTCAAATGGCAGCAGGAGCTCAACAACCTAGAGATCCCCAAG CAAATCTACAACGGGATGTCATTTAGCGACTTGCCTTTACACATGCACGACAAGATCCTCTACAACCTATCCGATGCCTTTGACATCATAAATTTGGGACAAGCCACGCCCACCCTGCAAGCCCTCAGCGAGAACAGGACTCTGTGGAAAAAACTCTGCCACTTCCACTTTTCTGATAAACCG ttttgtcgGAGTTTGGCCGTAAACAAGAGCGACAACGTGGACTGGAAGTTGATGTATTTCAGTTTGCTGAAGCACTACCCCATGAAGGAGCAGTACGGCGACACGCTGCACTTCTGCAAACACTGTAGCATCCTGTTTTGGAAG GATCGCAGTGTGGCTTTGTTATTCAAG
- the fbxo25 gene encoding F-box only protein 25 isoform X2, with product MPFLGQDWRSPGWSWTKTEHGWKRMVYFGHELEDNNREISLTELCGDNNDHLFVGEVCEFNSAKRKKDFYNNNTKSQFVFRDKWIYVQKGSTKERHGYCTLGEALNRLDFSSAIQDLRRFNYVAKLFQLIARSQLPSLSGAAQKNYFNILEKIVRKVLEDHYNPRLVKELLQDLNSTLHSLTIHVGRCVLVGNVNIWGCRLETIVKWQQELNNLEIPKQIYNGMSFSDLPLHMHDKILYNLSDAFDIINLGQATPTLQALSENRTLWKKLCHFHFSDKPFCRSLAVNKSDNVDWKLMYFSLLKHYPMKEQYGDTLHFCKHCSILFWKDFDHPCTASDPDSCLMPVSPQHFIDLFMF from the exons ATGCCTTTCCTGGGCCAAGACTGGAGGTCTCCGGGTTGGAGTTGGACAAAGACGGAGCACGGCTGGAAAAGGATGGTGTACTTTGGACATGAACTAGAGGACAACAACAGAGAGATAAGCCTAACAGA GCTCTGCGGCGACAACAACGATCATTTGTTTGTGGGAGAAGTGTGCGAGTTCAACTCCGCCAAGAGGAAAAAGGACTTCTACAACAACAACACCAAATCCCAGT tTGTTTTCCGTGATAAATGGATCTACGTGCAGAAAGGGAGCACCAAAGAG CGCCATGGATACTGCACACTCGGTGAGGCGCTCAACCGTCTCGACTTCTCCAGCGCCATCCAGGACTTGAGGAGATTCAACTACGTGGCAAAA CTTTTCCAGTTAATAGCCAGATCCCAGCTGCCATCTTTGAGCGGAGCTGCccagaaaaactattttaacattCTGGAGAAGATTGTGCGAAAGG TGCTGGAAGATCACTACAATCCACGCCTCGTCAAGGAGCTCCTGCAGGACCTAAACTCCACTCTGCACAGTCTGACCATCCATGTTGGCAGATGCGTCCTCGTCGGCAACGTCAATATCTGGGGTTGCCGCCTGGAGACCATCGTCAAATGGCAGCAGGAGCTCAACAACCTAGAGATCCCCAAG CAAATCTACAACGGGATGTCATTTAGCGACTTGCCTTTACACATGCACGACAAGATCCTCTACAACCTATCCGATGCCTTTGACATCATAAATTTGGGACAAGCCACGCCCACCCTGCAAGCCCTCAGCGAGAACAGGACTCTGTGGAAAAAACTCTGCCACTTCCACTTTTCTGATAAACCG ttttgtcgGAGTTTGGCCGTAAACAAGAGCGACAACGTGGACTGGAAGTTGATGTATTTCAGTTTGCTGAAGCACTACCCCATGAAGGAGCAGTACGGCGACACGCTGCACTTCTGCAAACACTGTAGCATCCTGTTTTGGAAG